In Primulina eburnea isolate SZY01 chromosome 5, ASM2296580v1, whole genome shotgun sequence, a single window of DNA contains:
- the LOC140833061 gene encoding clathrin interactor EPSIN 3-like isoform X2 — MKKAFGQTVRDIKREVNKKVLKVPSVEQKVLDATSNEPWGPHGLLLSDIAQATRNYHEYQMITGVLWKRINDTGKNWRHVYKALTVLEYLVAHGSERVIDEIREHAYQISTLSDFQYIDSSGRDQGNNVRKKSQSLVVLVNDKERIQEVRQKAASNRDKYCNTSTGNTNQYDTNSSSGGYGDRYDDDRYDGRYGNRDDDRISYRDDERYGRYGDSYGREGDKYSRDYEDRHSQDGSRDDDYQGRGIIVNGSRGGSADFDKDRAYEDEGQYTSRGSGAKDYGHSQDGSTAGKRLDWENSEQKPPSYEEAISATHSPSYCERNGESSPASAAIGSVPPSGASPSHEITVASPPPVPASPPAHVSAPDTDQEVNGFDPRGSFSATSNGFAPATSADKEIDILGSLSESFSSNSLALVPATEPTMTPETQASANFSSGSTFAATSSASTNPNQSFDDPFGDGPFKAFPSTYKIPAQEQLSAPSSSFNPHSSQIFDVNQPAQMAGTEFVSGQDDSSYVPSVPLGVQPPPTNSQFAQQNDSSTFNQGIDILADILPPSIPSGYPVPANQNVTLTGFPPHANQLLQSCLPSLTNQNSFPPLTGQHPGFPSQLGQPPPQTSYPLQSAESASQTSILAHSMALTFPAQSGLPSQMGYYSQNGQTGCLTGFQSQTGYSNSSFQAPLGGQSALPNPPNPNFYEIHQLQDVSIGPDSTNVLPSSSGGHIVQHNFQPQIGSAVPTASLFGPQAPQVRPSHIPSSASSIPASIGSYAMVPQPSKDKFETKSTVWADTLSRGLVNLNISGSKTNPLADIGVDFDAINRKEKRMEKPTTVPVTSTITMGKAMGSGSGMGRAGASALRPPPNAMMGPSMNMTGVPGAGMGVAGGYGVNQPMVWGMGMNMGMGQGMSMQQQAGFPPGSAMPGGYNPMMGADNYSQRPYGGGY, encoded by the exons CAAGAGAGAGGTTAATAAAAAAGTTCTTAAAGTTCCTTCGGTTGAACAAAAG GTTCTTGATGCTACTAGCAATGAGCCTTGGGGCCCTCATGGATTGCTTCTTTCTGATATTGCACAGGCAACAAGAAACTA TCATGAATATCAGATGATCACGGGGGTACTCTGGAAGCGTATCAATGATACTGGGAAAAACTGGCGACATGTATACAAG GCTTTAACCGTTTTGGAGTACTTGGTTGCTCATGGGTCTGAAAGGGTCATAGATGAGATTAGAGAACATGCATATCAAATATCG ACATTGTCCGATTTTCAATACATTGATTCCAGTGGGAGGGACCAGGGAAACAATGTAAGAAAGAAATCTCAAAGTCTAGTGGTTCTTGTAAATGACAAGGAAAGAATTCAAGAAGTCCGCCAAAAGGCTGCTTCTAACAGAGACAA GTATTGCAACACATCAACGGGTAATACGAATCAATATGACACAAACTCAAGTTCAGGAGGATATGGAGATAGATATGATGATGATCGTTATGATGGCCGATATGGTAACAGAGATGATGACCGCATTAGCTATAGAGATGATGAAAGATATGGTAGGTATGGGGACTCATATGGTCGTGAGGGGGATAAGTATAGCAGGGATTATGAGGATCGCCACAGCCAAGATGGATCCAGGGATGATGACTATCAAGGAAGAGGTATTATCGTTAATGGATCAAGAGGTGGAAGTGCTGATTTTGATAAGGACCGTGCTTATGAGGATGAAGGCCAATATACTTCAAG GGGTAGTGGTGCGAAAGATTATGGTCATTCTCAAGATGGAAG TACTGCGGGCAAGAGGCTGGACTGGGAAAATTCCGAGCAAAAACCTCCTAGTTACGAGGAGGCTATTAGTGCTACACACAGTCCCAGTTATTGTGAAAG GAATGGGGAAAGTTCACCGGCATCTGCAGCTATAGGATCCGTTCCTCCTTCTGGGGCTAGTCCAAGCCATGAAATAACTGTAGCTTCTCCACCCCCAGTTCCTGCTTCCCCACCAGCCCATGTTTCAGCTCCAGATACAGATCAAGAAGTTAATGGGTTTGATCCACGCGGTTCGTTCTCAG CAACATCAAATGGTTTTGCTCCTGCTACTTCTGCTGATAAGGAGATAGATATATTGGGTTCTTTGTCTGAGTCATTTTCATCGAATTCATTGGCTCTTGTGCCTGCTACTGAACCAACTATGACCCCTGAAACTCAGGCCTCTGCGAACTTTAGTTCTGGATCCACATTTGCTGCCACATCATCAGCTTCTACGAATCCTAATCAG TCTTTTGATGATCCATTCGGCGATGGTCCTTTTAAAGCTTTTCCTTCTACATATAAAATACCAGCTCAAGAACAACTTTCCGCACCCTCAAGTTCCTTCAATCCCCACTCTAGTCAAATCTTCGACGTAAATCAACCAGCTCAAATGGCTGGAACTGAATTTGTAAGTGGTCAAGATGATTCAAGCTACGTTCCATCTGTTCCTTTGGGGGTGCAACCTCCTCCTACGAATTCACAGTTTGCTCAACAGAATGATTCCTCAACCTTCAACCAGGGTATTGATATATTAGCCGATATTCTTCCACCATCTATACCTTCAGGTTATCCAGTTCCAGCCAACCAAAATGTGACTCTGACTGGGTTTCCACCTCATGCCAATCAGCTGTTACAGTCTTGTTTACCATCTCTAACCAACCAAAATAGTTTTCCACCACTCACAGGTCAGCATCCAGGTTTTCCTAGTCAGCTTGGCCAACCTCCACCACAAACAAGTTACCCTCTTCAATCAGCAGAATCTGCTTCACAAACCAGTATTCTAGCTCATTCCATGGCTTTGACTTTTCCAGCTCAATCTGGTCTGCCATCACAAATGGGATATTATTCTCAGAATGGTCAAACTGGATGTCTTACTGGGTTTCAATCTCAAACGGGTTATTCGAATTCCAGTTTTCAGGCTCCTCTTGGAGGTCAGTCTGCACTGCCAAATCCACCAAATCCTAACTTCTATGAGATTCACCAGCTGCAAGATGTATCTATAGGCCCAGACTCTACCAACGTGCTTCCTTCTAGTTCTGGTGGACACATTGTTCAGCACAACTTCCAACCACAGATAGGTTCTGCAGTTCCCACAGCTTCTCTATTTGGCCCCCAAGCGCCACAAGTGCGACCAAGCCACATCCCGTCTTCTGCGTCATCTATACCAGCTTCAATAGGGTCTTATGCCATGGTTCCTCAACCATCAAAAGACAAGTTTGAGACAAAATCCACTGTTTGGGCCGACACTCTCAGCCGAGGGCTAGTCAACTTGAATATTTCTGGAT CTAAAACAAATCCTCTAGCTGACATTGGAGTTGACTTTGATGCCATAAATCGCAAGGAGAAGAGGATGGAAAAACCCACGACGGTCCCAGTGACATCTACTATAACCATGGGTAAGGCTATGGGATCTGGTTCTGGGATGGGCCGAGCTGGTGCCAGTGCTTTAAGGCCTCCACCAAATGCAATGATGGGTCCCAGTATGAATATGACTGGCGTTCCAGGGGCTGGCATGGGCGTAGCTGGAGGTTACGGAGTAAACCAGCCAATGGTATGGGGGATGGGGATGAACATGGGTATGGGCCAAGGAATGAGCATGCAACAGCAAGCAGGATTTCCTCCCGGAAGCGCCATGCCTGGAGGTTACAATCCCATGATGGGAGCGGATAACTACAGTCAAAGACCATATGGTGGTGGCTACTAA
- the LOC140833061 gene encoding clathrin interactor EPSIN 3-like isoform X1, translating to MKKAFGQTVRDIKREVNKKVLKVPSVEQKVLDATSNEPWGPHGLLLSDIAQATRNYHEYQMITGVLWKRINDTGKNWRHVYKALTVLEYLVAHGSERVIDEIREHAYQISTLSDFQYIDSSGRDQGNNVRKKSQSLVVLVNDKERIQEVRQKAASNRDKYCNTSTGNTNQYDTNSSSGGYGDRYDDDRYDGRYGNRDDDRISYRDDERYGRYGDSYGREGDKYSRDYEDRHSQDGSRDDDYQGRGIIVNGSRGGSADFDKDRAYEDEGQYTSRGSGAKDYGHSQDGSTAGKRLDWENSEQKPPSYEEAISATHSPSYCERNGESSPASAAIGSVPPSGASPSHEITVASPPPVPASPPAHVSAPDTDQEVNGFDPRGSFSATPATSNGFAPATSADKEIDILGSLSESFSSNSLALVPATEPTMTPETQASANFSSGSTFAATSSASTNPNQSFDDPFGDGPFKAFPSTYKIPAQEQLSAPSSSFNPHSSQIFDVNQPAQMAGTEFVSGQDDSSYVPSVPLGVQPPPTNSQFAQQNDSSTFNQGIDILADILPPSIPSGYPVPANQNVTLTGFPPHANQLLQSCLPSLTNQNSFPPLTGQHPGFPSQLGQPPPQTSYPLQSAESASQTSILAHSMALTFPAQSGLPSQMGYYSQNGQTGCLTGFQSQTGYSNSSFQAPLGGQSALPNPPNPNFYEIHQLQDVSIGPDSTNVLPSSSGGHIVQHNFQPQIGSAVPTASLFGPQAPQVRPSHIPSSASSIPASIGSYAMVPQPSKDKFETKSTVWADTLSRGLVNLNISGSKTNPLADIGVDFDAINRKEKRMEKPTTVPVTSTITMGKAMGSGSGMGRAGASALRPPPNAMMGPSMNMTGVPGAGMGVAGGYGVNQPMVWGMGMNMGMGQGMSMQQQAGFPPGSAMPGGYNPMMGADNYSQRPYGGGY from the exons CAAGAGAGAGGTTAATAAAAAAGTTCTTAAAGTTCCTTCGGTTGAACAAAAG GTTCTTGATGCTACTAGCAATGAGCCTTGGGGCCCTCATGGATTGCTTCTTTCTGATATTGCACAGGCAACAAGAAACTA TCATGAATATCAGATGATCACGGGGGTACTCTGGAAGCGTATCAATGATACTGGGAAAAACTGGCGACATGTATACAAG GCTTTAACCGTTTTGGAGTACTTGGTTGCTCATGGGTCTGAAAGGGTCATAGATGAGATTAGAGAACATGCATATCAAATATCG ACATTGTCCGATTTTCAATACATTGATTCCAGTGGGAGGGACCAGGGAAACAATGTAAGAAAGAAATCTCAAAGTCTAGTGGTTCTTGTAAATGACAAGGAAAGAATTCAAGAAGTCCGCCAAAAGGCTGCTTCTAACAGAGACAA GTATTGCAACACATCAACGGGTAATACGAATCAATATGACACAAACTCAAGTTCAGGAGGATATGGAGATAGATATGATGATGATCGTTATGATGGCCGATATGGTAACAGAGATGATGACCGCATTAGCTATAGAGATGATGAAAGATATGGTAGGTATGGGGACTCATATGGTCGTGAGGGGGATAAGTATAGCAGGGATTATGAGGATCGCCACAGCCAAGATGGATCCAGGGATGATGACTATCAAGGAAGAGGTATTATCGTTAATGGATCAAGAGGTGGAAGTGCTGATTTTGATAAGGACCGTGCTTATGAGGATGAAGGCCAATATACTTCAAG GGGTAGTGGTGCGAAAGATTATGGTCATTCTCAAGATGGAAG TACTGCGGGCAAGAGGCTGGACTGGGAAAATTCCGAGCAAAAACCTCCTAGTTACGAGGAGGCTATTAGTGCTACACACAGTCCCAGTTATTGTGAAAG GAATGGGGAAAGTTCACCGGCATCTGCAGCTATAGGATCCGTTCCTCCTTCTGGGGCTAGTCCAAGCCATGAAATAACTGTAGCTTCTCCACCCCCAGTTCCTGCTTCCCCACCAGCCCATGTTTCAGCTCCAGATACAGATCAAGAAGTTAATGGGTTTGATCCACGCGGTTCGTTCTCAG ctACTCCAGCAACATCAAATGGTTTTGCTCCTGCTACTTCTGCTGATAAGGAGATAGATATATTGGGTTCTTTGTCTGAGTCATTTTCATCGAATTCATTGGCTCTTGTGCCTGCTACTGAACCAACTATGACCCCTGAAACTCAGGCCTCTGCGAACTTTAGTTCTGGATCCACATTTGCTGCCACATCATCAGCTTCTACGAATCCTAATCAG TCTTTTGATGATCCATTCGGCGATGGTCCTTTTAAAGCTTTTCCTTCTACATATAAAATACCAGCTCAAGAACAACTTTCCGCACCCTCAAGTTCCTTCAATCCCCACTCTAGTCAAATCTTCGACGTAAATCAACCAGCTCAAATGGCTGGAACTGAATTTGTAAGTGGTCAAGATGATTCAAGCTACGTTCCATCTGTTCCTTTGGGGGTGCAACCTCCTCCTACGAATTCACAGTTTGCTCAACAGAATGATTCCTCAACCTTCAACCAGGGTATTGATATATTAGCCGATATTCTTCCACCATCTATACCTTCAGGTTATCCAGTTCCAGCCAACCAAAATGTGACTCTGACTGGGTTTCCACCTCATGCCAATCAGCTGTTACAGTCTTGTTTACCATCTCTAACCAACCAAAATAGTTTTCCACCACTCACAGGTCAGCATCCAGGTTTTCCTAGTCAGCTTGGCCAACCTCCACCACAAACAAGTTACCCTCTTCAATCAGCAGAATCTGCTTCACAAACCAGTATTCTAGCTCATTCCATGGCTTTGACTTTTCCAGCTCAATCTGGTCTGCCATCACAAATGGGATATTATTCTCAGAATGGTCAAACTGGATGTCTTACTGGGTTTCAATCTCAAACGGGTTATTCGAATTCCAGTTTTCAGGCTCCTCTTGGAGGTCAGTCTGCACTGCCAAATCCACCAAATCCTAACTTCTATGAGATTCACCAGCTGCAAGATGTATCTATAGGCCCAGACTCTACCAACGTGCTTCCTTCTAGTTCTGGTGGACACATTGTTCAGCACAACTTCCAACCACAGATAGGTTCTGCAGTTCCCACAGCTTCTCTATTTGGCCCCCAAGCGCCACAAGTGCGACCAAGCCACATCCCGTCTTCTGCGTCATCTATACCAGCTTCAATAGGGTCTTATGCCATGGTTCCTCAACCATCAAAAGACAAGTTTGAGACAAAATCCACTGTTTGGGCCGACACTCTCAGCCGAGGGCTAGTCAACTTGAATATTTCTGGAT CTAAAACAAATCCTCTAGCTGACATTGGAGTTGACTTTGATGCCATAAATCGCAAGGAGAAGAGGATGGAAAAACCCACGACGGTCCCAGTGACATCTACTATAACCATGGGTAAGGCTATGGGATCTGGTTCTGGGATGGGCCGAGCTGGTGCCAGTGCTTTAAGGCCTCCACCAAATGCAATGATGGGTCCCAGTATGAATATGACTGGCGTTCCAGGGGCTGGCATGGGCGTAGCTGGAGGTTACGGAGTAAACCAGCCAATGGTATGGGGGATGGGGATGAACATGGGTATGGGCCAAGGAATGAGCATGCAACAGCAAGCAGGATTTCCTCCCGGAAGCGCCATGCCTGGAGGTTACAATCCCATGATGGGAGCGGATAACTACAGTCAAAGACCATATGGTGGTGGCTACTAA